The sequence below is a genomic window from Scophthalmus maximus strain ysfricsl-2021 chromosome 19, ASM2237912v1, whole genome shotgun sequence.
TGTAAAAACCTACGCTGGCAACTTCAAttagacacatttaaaaacacatcacattcaAGTCAATGAGATGTTTAACGTCCGTTCTTCATCCTCAACGAGGAGAACTCCTTTCCGTTTGTCCACTCTCAAACCCCGGTCAGGTGAAAGCTCGTCCCATCCAGCTATGGTGGGAATATCCGACAGgttgccccctcccctcctccgctgacaaacagaaatgcactgacaaaaaaataatatttaagaCTCTTTCAGACTCTCTTGTGGTCCGTGGCATTGGAATTTAGACATCTGAGATAAACACGctaatttgtttttaacacaACTATTTAAGGTTTTTATCAAAAGACAGAATGGCAGTTATTGGCTAAAcgaaaagtgaaaaaaaaaaaaagtcaaacactaGCCTCCATGAACACCTCCAGATTCAGTCATATTCTGTGACCTAAATTTAGCATCTTCACAACGTTGTCACTGAGGGACACTGGCTCTCTTATGTACTGTGATACAGACTATAGACGGATTATAGACGGTTCCAGGACTCTCAACGTCAAATGTGGTGCATGAAAGCACCAGCCAATAAAACTTGGAACCTTTCAGCTTCTGTCCAGTTACGTAGAGCAACTCCACCTAATTTCCTGGACATTGTCTGTGATATAGTTCATTGCCAGCACTAGTTTACAGGGGACATGGTGAGAAGGAATTTAAATTGAAGGATTAGAGTCTGAAATATGACTGCGACACGGGAACCTGTAAGAGGCTGCACTCTGGGTTTTCTAAAGTAAAGGACATGTGGAATTCAAAACATGTTGATGGATCAAACTCATAACACGTGATCTGTTGTGGACaacttaacaaaaacaaaaggaataaaGTCTCCCCACTggcttcctttaaaaaaataatttgcttaACATGTAATATGAATTGTAATTGGCATCTAAGGTAAATATTTTTACCTCATATCATTAAAATTTCATACACAAAATTGATCAATTTCTCATTACTATACCAATACACCACTGACACTGAATAATGTTCTCTAATTCATACTTTAGTCTGTCTGTTATTAAAGTTTATAAATCTTGCCCTCCACATTTAACAGTGAttgtagtaaaaaaacaaaacaatgacaagtTCATAGAGTCATCTGTGAAGGAAGCACTGGGAGTTGAACCAGGAGCTCTGATGATATGGTCAGTCGTTGAGAGGTGGtcgaagggagggggaggagttcTCTCTGTTGCCCCAAGTCAGTCCTTTCTGATCAGGTTGAACATACAGGTGACCTGTGGGGGGCACGGACTGACACTGGCGGGTTCCTGATGCTATGCCGCCATGAGATACTGATGGTAGAAGAGACCgaagagggaggtggagaagaggcAGGCAGCTATCCACCAGgtaaagaaggagaagaggccCTGGAAAAGTGCGGGGCTGAAAACAGTCCGCAGGCCCCCTAGGGCCACCGACAGCTGGGCCACCGAAGCCCGGGCTCCTGTTTCCACCACCGAAGCAGGTGTCGGGGCTGCTTCTGGTGCCCCCATCGCCACTGAGTCAGAGTTCATATCGTAGGTGCAGGGCAGGTCTTCTTCAGGATACACCCACCAGGAGTGTCCACCTGCAATGAAGAAGATAAATGGCTTGAATTTGAAAGgagataaaataaatgttctaaAAAATCTGTGTGCAAAAAGTGTGCAGTGCATGACTTACCTAAGGTTTTTAGCAGCAGAGTGGTatgcagcagcatcaccagtGGTGCCACATACTGCAGTGCGATTACACACAAGTAGTAAAAAACACGTGCCACCTAAATGAAATCACAGCAGTGAAGAAGGAGAACACCGTTactgttgggttttacacaactGTTTAATTTGAGAAGCATCtcgcaaacacaaaacactaatGAATATTAAACTTTTTAATTAGCATAGAAAGTGCAGCTCAAGGTTCtttacttgaaaaaaagttgttgaaacaaacagcagcttaAAAACATGAGacaataaacaatgttaaaacaaaaaaacatgataccATAAAagaaacgacacacacacacacacacgtgtataatGGGTATAAtcatcacacaaacatatatatgagTATAATCATGATCGAAATCGATTAGTGctactaacgattattttcattatcgattaatctgttgattattttctcgattaatcgattatttgttggtcaataaaatgtcataaaatggtgaaaaatgttggcgtttcccaaaacccccaagatgatgtttcgttttgtccacacaccaaaagatatttagtttactgtcatagaggagcaaagaaaccagaaaatattcacatttaagaagctgaaatctgagacttaaaatcttatttcatttaattttcttgaactgattaatcgatgatcaaaatagttgccgaaTAATTTGGTAAtcgattgctaatcgattattcaattaactgttgtagctctaATATTGATCGTATGAACTATTTCACTCACCATCTTCTGCAGGTCGACGGTACTTATCCGACCTGCCTCCTTCTTCATCTGGTCCACGCCCTTCTGGGCCAGGTTGAGGTAGGCCTGCAAATGATGTCTCATCATGGCGAGTCGGAGCATACACATCAGTATGATGGCCCATAACCGCAACGTATCATATGTCTGCTCAGTCATCCTGGTGTTAATAGAAAGACATGagtaagagaaagagagacgatAAAAGGAAATGACGGCTTTGCCGCCCAACAAACTCAACACATCGTGTATCTGCTCCGTCACTTGGACAGGAGGCAGAGACAATGAGTCAGAGAAGACAGATAGTAAGAGCAAAAAGAGTCATAAACAAGTCAAAAAAAGACGAAGTAAGAGAAGGTGAAATTGAGAGATAAAAAGGTGAAAGGCGGTAACATGAAATCAGACTTAGTCAGGTTTGACCTTTATGGTATCACAGTCACTGTCAGGAGCAGGGGAAAGTTTGACACATGTCAGAATTTTAACTTATGCAACAAATGAAAGATGCTTATCTTAGAATGAATAACAAGCTGACGGACGACAGCAGTAAAGAGATAGAATAAAGAGCTTTCCGTTGGGTGTGACTCCATATGTGTACAGTCTAATTTAAACCCACGTAGACAAcgtttgtgttgttgtaatttCATCTATGAGCCGAATACATTTCTTTATCTCATTGAGCCGTCAGGAATTCCATTTTCAGAACTGCTGTGCATTGTTTACACCCATTTTCCAGAACAAAAGCCacaattacttttattttaacagctTGGCAATGTTGTCACATCCCCCCGTTTGAATGGCAGGTTATTAGCTTGCTGGGCATCAGGGGAGTCCAACTGGCTTGCCAGCCAAGTACATATTAATCAACTGAGGTGAAGTACGAGGATATTCATCTTTAGCAGATTCTTGTTTTCCTGAAACGTCTCACACTGTCTAATACATGTtgtacaaaccttttttttacctcctgtCCGTGCTCAATTATCTGATCAATTTGAGACGGTTAATTTTTCTTACTGGTCAATGAGAAGATTTAAGCTCCATTTAGAAACTGTATTTGCCTTTTTGGAGATACtgtttcaaattcatttcttaATGcaccaataaaaaaataaaacttcaaaaGAAGTTTTAGCTGTGAGCTACAGGATGCAGAACGTATAATATTTATTAGTAGGagaaattatattattaaaaacaaaaagtagtaCTTAAATGTAACTCAAAATATTGGTAGTGTAGTGTACATCTGGGTAAAACAATAATTGCGTGAAACAGAATGATTTGTGTACTCACAAAGGCACATTCTCCTTTCCCAGAGTGGGGTTCATTATATAGTCCTTAGTAATGGGCTTCACCCACAGCAGGACCATGATGAGAGGGGACAGGAAGTTGATATGAAGCAGAGTTCTGCAGAAAAGGAGAAGTCAACcggttaaaaaatatatatatgccatGGATCAAATGATCCAACAACTTTTACTCTGTTTTCTCACAATCATTGATGAACCagtgcagaagaaaaaatgtgtgtatctcAACGCAACTGTCCCTGAGAGAGGTGAGACTATAACTAAAGCACCGGTTTTGTGGGGCTTGGAGATAATCCCTGCTAGTGACAGGGTCTGAGGATGTAAGCCCATGACAGCTCAGATGGGgaatggaagaggaagaggaggccagaagagaagagagtctGCTATGCCAAAGTGGATTATCTGGATGCAATGTGCTCCCTGCTCTGCAACCCCCTATCATGGTTGGAGACAAGCCACCCAGTGAGTTCTGAAACAGAAATCTGCCGCAAACTGAGGAAGTCTTCATCTGCTCTCTTGTATCCGACACACACTGAATAGTAAGAGTCAAGTACAACAGAGCTATTTACAACAGAGCTATTCTTGGATTCACGGTTCTCTACAAAAGGATACACTGATATTTGAGTGCTGTGCTTGTGGCCAATTTGAGCAATAAGCATGGACATGGAGAGACCACCCTGGATATTATTTCCAATATCAGCTGAAACATGTATGAACAATTCATTCTTTTACATGACATACATATAAACGTTATATGCTGTCCCTTGAAATAATGCTGGCAACAAAATGTGTGAGGTTAAACACTTTCACCTAGgaagaaaagataaaacaggaaactaaTCTTAAAAAGTTCATAGCTgacgctttggacaaaagtgtttaattaatgtaatgtaatgtcatgtagATTGTTGCGGCTTTCCATTTTCTATGtccaggaaaaaaatctaatgtatttgattaaaagacaaaacaaacaaacattaaaaacataagaaaagacaaaagcaaagtAGTAAATACTTTACTGGACTCACTGTGTAAATTTGGCTGTGGTCAGAGTGAGTGCGTCTAGGTGCATCTGGGCCAATCGTAGACCAGGGAAAGTGAGGAATGCTCCAATCAGGGAGCAGAGCAGGGCTAGGATCAGCTTGAAGGTGAGTTTAGATATGGGACCcctgtgaaagagaaaacactgcgTGATACTACTGTAGTTTTTATGAGTCATAAAGAATTCATacaggcagagaaaacaaaaaaacaacccagtgaGAGTACTGAAATTGTACTTACTGGGATTCTAAGCCCTGGTTCTCAAGAAACTGTAAAGCGCTGTCAGAGAAGTTTGCAAAACctagaagatgaaaaaaaatgttcaacagtGGCTCACTCGCTGGGGGCAAAAGTAATCAAATTTTGGTTGTTACTAAGTGTCATTTTGTGATAAAGCATGGACTCACCAGTCTCGAGACCGAACTCCAGGTAGTTTTCGGTGACGATGAGAATGGCCATGGCtttgacaaagaagaaaaaagcaaaagtaaTGCAGAGTGAACGCTCGCCTCCTTCTTCGAGCTTGAAGTAGTGGGCCGTTAGAGAGAAAAGAGTCTTACTGGGGGGGGGACAGAGTCAAGGGAAATCATCTCCAAAAGCAACACTGGCATTTAAAGCAAATCTAAAACTCTTTGCAAATTTTGTAAATCGTTATTACAGGTTCAAGAGAAATAGAAATTAGTCTTTGCAATAAGTAATGGCTGGTTTGGCACCAGTGTGTGCCACTGAGCTCGCAAAGTGAACCCGTCGCCACGGAAATGCAACATTTTTGGCTGACAGCATGCCAATTTTTCCCTCCCCTTTCAGTCCATTTGGAGAATTGCATTCAATCCAATAcggtcttctttttcttcctctaacCCGTATTCAGCGCTGTGAAGACAGCTGTATAAACACTCACCCAACAAGTTTGAGCCAGCATGAGGCTGGAAAGAGAAAATACAGCCATGTTTAAGTTATCACGCAAAGGCCTACGGTTCATATACAGAGGCCAAGTGTGAGGTTGTGCAGTCTCGTTTGCAATATTTCTCtaaaacaaagggggggggcaTAATTAGATAGGTAAACTTGAATAGAATAGTTATCAGAGAACAAGTTAACGGAGCAGTTGAGCCTATCTCCGGGGAAAGAGTCTTAAACATGTTATCAGAGCTGAAATAGGAAAACTGAAATCAAGTGTCCCATTAACACATATTGAGCCAACATATTCCCTCATGTTCATACTCCCATGTCATCTGTTCCCAAGTCTGTCCTCTACCCCCCCAAGCATATCAGTCTGTTGGGCTCTGGAGAATTAAGCCTCCAATCTTGGATGTAGGCAGGAAATGACACACCATCTGACCGGAGTGAGCTGAGCCCGAGCGAGAGCACCGGAAAGATTGATCCCTGTGGTTGGTGGCAGGGATAATGCATATTATTTAACCATCATTCAGCGTAGGAAAATGGCAGGTAGCCGCGGAGCATGCAGGTGCTGGCGGTCGAGCCATTCGAAGCTTGAGCAGTCAATTTTATAGCCTCTCACCACCACcaatgctg
It includes:
- the tmem161b gene encoding transmembrane protein 161B, with amino-acid sequence MGVIGVQLVVTMVMASVIQKIIPHYSFARWLLCSGSLRWYQHPTEDELRSLAGKQKGQKRKDRKYNGHIDNKPLTVPKDIDLQLETKCITEVDTLALHYFPEFQWLVDFTVAATVVYLITELYYSVAQPSGEMNISVVWCLLVLAFVIKTLFSLTAHYFKLEEGGERSLCITFAFFFFVKAMAILIVTENYLEFGLETGFANFSDSALQFLENQGLESQGPISKLTFKLILALLCSLIGAFLTFPGLRLAQMHLDALTLTTAKFTQTLLHINFLSPLIMVLLWVKPITKDYIMNPTLGKENVPLMTEQTYDTLRLWAIILMCMLRLAMMRHHLQAYLNLAQKGVDQMKKEAGRISTVDLQKMVARVFYYLCVIALQYVAPLVMLLHTTLLLKTLGGHSWWVYPEEDLPCTYDMNSDSVAMGAPEAAPTPASVVETGARASVAQLSVALGGLRTVFSPALFQGLFSFFTWWIAACLFSTSLFGLFYHQYLMAA